The following proteins come from a genomic window of Nothobranchius furzeri strain GRZ-AD chromosome 1, NfurGRZ-RIMD1, whole genome shotgun sequence:
- the tcof1 gene encoding uncharacterized protein DDB_G0286299 produces MKMSVNASKLELNQLIHRYLKESGFCSAADELQRHSPQGETNPSVSLLDIYRSWLKNSKKKKQKNSTKRSKPGEKGTPVTKAKPSTPRKKTEKPVKSPASSSKKSVPKKRKKGEENSSENAVKAKKSKLQSAGVGGDSDSDSSLDVEKWKKRIFQMTEVDLAKMESINALDSSTLQPKKPRVRKPRAKPPAKVVAPDQLISEKIEAKAVTTTPLKGILKKSCFPPGSLSKVLSHNSVDKPETPPVLPEKQSQAKETGTSGTPVKETSDETAAEHKKKKKKKKESEDNMEINAKDAVENEKDGNGGKVNEVAEQKAADKPLKEKEKGAKTEKDVMETTRTDAEDISESAALENKTKKKKKLKNRSGEDAAGVGEEKKVQKKKMVTNISEEASAEGVQENTHQSLLNTSEVHMEETSEQNVKEKKVKKKTKRVLSEESPQQGAVEGQDTMEHSAEGEVHSELVVKKKKAKKKKMESADGEESPEDVVQEKKSKKKKAKRPEEDTSEQKPDQETETLQHTADQEASGPPEKKKKKKTKLKPEELPEEAVVSDVTETQTTSDVSHKKKKKHKSPAL; encoded by the exons ATGAAGATGTCAGTGAACGCATCCAAGCTGGAGCTGAATCAGCTCATCCACCGTTACTTAAAGGAGAGTGGTTTCTGTTCAGCTGCTGATGAGCTTCAGAGGCACAGCCCAcag GGAGAAACAAACCCATCCGTGTCTTTACTGGACATCTACAGATCATGGTTAAA AAACTCTAAAAAGAAAAAGCAGAAAAACTCAACTAAACGTTCCAAACCGGGAGAGAAGGGAACGCCTGTGACTAAAG CCAAACCTTCCACACCAAGGAAGAAAACAGAAAAACCAGTAAAATCTCCAGCGTCTTCATCAAAAAAG TCTGttccaaaaaagaggaaaaaGGGTGAAGAAAACTCCTCAGAAAATGCTGTGAAGGCAAAGAAATCCAAGCTCCAGTCCGCAGGTGTGGGGGGTGACTCCGACTCCGACAGCAGTCTGGATGTGGAGAAGTGGAAGAAACGGATCTTCCAGATGACTG AGGTGGACCTAGCCAAGATGGAAAGCATCAACGCCTTGGACTCGTCCACCCTTCAGCCCAAGAAACCCAGAGTGAGGAAACCTCGTGCAAAGCCTCCTGCTAAAGTGgtcgctcctgatcagctgatcagCGAGAAGATTGAGGCGAAAGCTGTGACCACCACACCATTAAAGGGTATACTTAAAAAGAGCTGCTTCCCTCCTGGCAGCTTAAGCAAAGTGCTAAGCCATAATAGTGTGGACAAACCAGAAACACCCCCGGTCTTACCTGAGAAACAGAGTCAGGCTAAAGAAACTGGGACCTCCGGGACTCCTGTGAAAGAAACAAGTGATGAGACGGCGGctgagcacaagaagaagaagaagaaaaagaaggaaaGTGAGGATAACATGGAAATAAATGCAAAGGATGCAGTTGAAAACGAAAAGGACGGTAATGGAGGGAAAGTAAATGAAGTAGCAGAGCAAAAAGCTGCAGATAAACCTTTGAAAGAGAAGGAAAAAGGAGCAAAGACCGAGAAAGACGTGATGGAGACTACTAGGACTGATGCCGAGGACATTTCTGAGTCGGCTGCactagaaaataaaacaaagaaaaagaagaaactcAAAAACAGGAGTGGTGAAGATGCAGCAGGCGTAGGTGAAGAAAAGAAGGTACAGAAGAAAAAGATGGTCACAAACATCTCAGAGGAGGCTTCAGCCGAGGGAGTTCAAGAAAACACCCACCAGAGTTTACTAAATACTAGTGAAGTTCATATGGAGGAAACGTCTGAGCAGAACGTCAAAGAGAAAAAAGTAAAGAAGAAGACAAAAAGGGTCCTGAGTGAGGAAAGTCCTCAGCAGGGAGCTGTGGAAGGACAGGACACTATGGAGCACAGCGCTGAAGGGGAAGTGCATTCAGAACTTGTGGTGAAAAAAAAGAaagcaaagaagaagaaaatggaatCTGCTGATGGTGAAGAAAGTCCAGAGGACGTCGTTCAGGAGAAAAAGTCAAAAAAGAAGAAAGCAAAGCGTCCAGAGGAGGACACGTCAGAGCAAAAACCAGATCAGGAGACGGAGACGTTACAGCACACAG CCGACCAGGAGGCCTCAGGTCCtccagaaaagaagaagaaaa agaaAACTAAGTTAAAACCAGAAGAGCTCCCAGAAGAAGCTGTAGTTTCTGATGTGACAGAAACACAAACTACCTCAGATGTTTCACATAAAAAG aagaagaaacaCAAGAGCCCAGCCTTGTGA